Proteins encoded within one genomic window of Triticum aestivum cultivar Chinese Spring chromosome 2D, IWGSC CS RefSeq v2.1, whole genome shotgun sequence:
- the LOC123050314 gene encoding loricrin-like, giving the protein MVRAMGIAAAKGFTAGSMHYTPSGVVCLAFAFVAAVAIVAVAVFGCAGHKSSGGKKPRRGHGGSYWAAGAGAGAGIYVGDSGVSTGGGGCGGGGGGGCGGGGGC; this is encoded by the coding sequence atgGTCAGGGCGATGGGTATTGCCGCGGCAAAAGGCTTCACCGCCGGTTCCATGCACTACACGCCCAGCGGCGTCGTGTGTCTAGCCTTCGCCTTCGTGGCCGCGGTTGCGATCGTGGCCGTCGCCGTGTTCGGCTGCGCCGGCCACAAGAGCTCCGGCGGGAAGAAGCCTCGACGTGGTCACGGCGGCTCCTACTGGGCAGCTGGAGCGGGCGCAGGCGCAGGCATCTATGTTGGAGACAGCGGTGTTAGCACAGGCGGCGGAGGCtgtggaggaggtggtggcggaggctgcgggggCGGAGGCGGTTGCTGA